From a single Fusobacterium pseudoperiodonticum genomic region:
- a CDS encoding ATP-binding protein, whose amino-acid sequence MNNFDEEINKIKIFIPSFLEGLSTVRAMIRVYLREHNISKLDEIQLLSVVDELTTNAVEHAYSDSQGEIEVVLNYYNNTIFLTVEDFGRGFDESLDSKEDGGFGLSIARKLVDVFEIEKKRKGTIIKVEKKIKEAV is encoded by the coding sequence ATGAACAATTTTGATGAAGAAATAAATAAAATTAAAATATTTATTCCATCTTTTTTAGAAGGCTTGTCCACAGTTAGAGCTATGATCAGAGTTTATCTCAGAGAACATAATATAAGTAAGTTAGATGAGATACAACTACTATCAGTTGTAGACGAACTAACTACTAATGCAGTAGAGCATGCTTATAGTGATAGTCAAGGTGAGATAGAAGTAGTGCTAAATTATTATAATAACACTATTTTCTTAACTGTTGAAGACTTTGGTAGAGGTTTCGATGAAAGTTTAGACAGTAAAGAAGACGGTGGGTTTGGTTTATCAATTGCTAGAAAGTTAGTGGATGTTTTTGAAATTGAAAAGAAAAGAAAAGGTACTATTATTAAGGTAGAGAAAAAGATTAAGGAGGCAGTATAA
- the nusB gene encoding transcription antitermination factor NusB: protein MKEIFGEETKKKKAGIRLVREELFKIVFGVEATESTSEELEKAFDIYLSNNEDFVSTLSESQLKFLQTSVKGISENYDNIKDTIKANTQNWAYERIGLVERTLLIIATYEFLKANTPIEVVANEIVELAKEYGNEKSYEFVNGILANIGKTK, encoded by the coding sequence ATGAAAGAAATTTTTGGAGAAGAAACTAAGAAAAAAAAAGCTGGAATAAGACTTGTAAGAGAAGAACTTTTTAAAATAGTTTTTGGAGTTGAAGCAACTGAATCAACTTCTGAGGAATTAGAAAAAGCTTTTGATATTTACTTATCTAACAATGAAGATTTTGTTTCAACTTTAAGTGAAAGTCAATTAAAGTTTTTACAAACTTCTGTTAAAGGAATAAGTGAAAATTATGATAATATCAAAGATACTATCAAAGCTAATACTCAAAATTGGGCTTATGAAAGAATAGGACTTGTGGAAAGAACTTTATTAATCATAGCAACTTATGAGTTTTTGAAGGCAAATACTCCTATTGAAGTTGTTGCTAATGAAATTGTTGAGTTAGCTAAAGAATATGGTAATGAAAAGTCTTATGAATTTGTAAATGGTATTTTGGCAAATATAGGAAAAACTAAATAA
- the amaP gene encoding alkaline shock response membrane anchor protein AmaP — translation MLKKLIFFFAWIGIFLISLVALNYILLPGQIVYDNPYAEKITSFQYKMIILVLAALYLFICIIKFFSLFERKKDYERKTENGLLKISKATINNYVMDLLRRDPDITGIKTVSELKGNKFFINIKCELLAKMNIANKISYLQNLIKTDLMENLGVDVNKVVVNIAKIEAREKEKTNDEASNEVPAVNVEGDNVEVNN, via the coding sequence ATGTTGAAAAAATTAATATTTTTCTTTGCTTGGATAGGAATATTTTTAATATCTCTAGTTGCTTTAAACTACATACTTTTACCAGGTCAAATTGTATATGATAACCCTTATGCTGAAAAGATAACAAGTTTCCAATATAAGATGATTATTTTAGTTTTAGCTGCTCTATATCTTTTTATATGTATTATCAAATTTTTTAGTCTATTTGAAAGAAAAAAAGATTATGAAAGAAAAACTGAAAATGGATTATTAAAAATATCAAAGGCTACTATCAATAATTATGTTATGGATTTATTGAGAAGAGATCCTGATATTACAGGAATAAAAACAGTTAGTGAACTAAAAGGTAATAAGTTTTTTATTAATATAAAATGTGAACTATTAGCTAAAATGAATATAGCTAATAAGATTTCATATCTTCAAAATTTAATAAAAACAGACTTAATGGAAAATCTAGGTGTAGATGTTAATAAAGTTGTAGTTAATATAGCAAAAATTGAAGCAAGAGAAAAAGAAAAAACAAATGATGAAGCTTCTAATGAAGTCCCTGCTGTAAATGTTGAGGGAGATAATGTAGAGGTGAATAATTAA
- the miaA gene encoding tRNA (adenosine(37)-N6)-dimethylallyltransferase MiaA, with amino-acid sequence MNTLNKAIVIAGPTGVGKTKISIDLAKLLNAEIISSDSAQVYKGLNIGTAKISEKEKQGVEHHLIDIVEPIAKYSVGNFEKDVNRILNQNPEKNFMLVGGTGLYINSVTNGLSVLPEADKKTREYLASLDNQTLLELALKYDEEATKEIHPNNRVRLERVVEVFMLTNKKFSELSKKNIKNNNFKFLKIALERNREELYDRINKRVDIMFEESLVKEVENLYKIYGEKLYSLNIIGYNELIDYFNGLSSLEEANYKIKLNSRHYAKRQFTWFKADKEYVWFNLSEVSEEEVVKRVHTLFNIKS; translated from the coding sequence TTGAATACTTTGAATAAGGCTATAGTCATAGCAGGACCTACTGGAGTTGGAAAGACTAAAATCTCAATAGATTTAGCAAAATTATTGAATGCTGAGATAATTTCTTCCGACTCTGCTCAAGTCTATAAAGGCTTAAATATTGGAACTGCTAAGATAAGTGAAAAAGAAAAGCAAGGAGTAGAACATCATTTAATAGATATAGTTGAGCCAATAGCAAAATACAGTGTTGGGAATTTTGAAAAAGATGTAAATAGGATATTAAATCAAAATCCTGAAAAGAATTTCATGTTGGTTGGAGGAACAGGATTATATATAAATTCAGTAACTAATGGACTATCTGTTTTACCAGAAGCAGATAAAAAAACTAGAGAATATTTAGCAAGTTTAGATAATCAAACTTTGCTTGAACTAGCTTTAAAATATGATGAGGAAGCAACAAAGGAAATTCACCCTAACAATAGAGTTAGACTTGAAAGAGTTGTTGAAGTTTTTATGTTGACTAATAAAAAATTTTCAGAGCTTTCAAAAAAGAATATTAAGAACAATAATTTTAAATTTTTAAAGATAGCCTTGGAAAGAAATAGAGAAGAACTTTATGATAGAATTAATAAAAGAGTTGACATAATGTTTGAAGAAAGCTTAGTTAAAGAGGTAGAAAATCTTTATAAAATATATGGAGAAAAATTATATAGTTTAAATATAATTGGCTATAATGAACTTATAGATTATTTTAATGGACTTAGTAGTCTTGAAGAAGCAAATTATAAAATTAAATTAAATTCAAGACATTATGCTAAGAGACAATTCACATGGTTTAAGGCTGATAAAGAATATGTGTGGTTTAATCTTTCAGAGGTTTCAGAAGAGGAAGTTGTTAAAAGAGTACACACATTGTTTAATATCAAGTCTTGA
- a CDS encoding STAS domain-containing protein, with amino-acid sequence MENNFEILERMKDDIQIIEINGELDAFVAPKLKETFNKLIEKDINKYIVDFKGLIHINSLAMGILRGKLQTVREMGGDIKIVNLNKHIQTIFETIGLDEIFEIYKNEEEALKSFK; translated from the coding sequence ATGGAAAATAACTTTGAAATTTTAGAAAGAATGAAAGATGATATACAAATTATAGAGATTAACGGAGAACTGGATGCTTTTGTTGCCCCTAAATTAAAAGAGACTTTTAATAAACTTATTGAAAAAGATATCAATAAGTATATTGTTGATTTTAAAGGACTTATCCATATCAACAGTCTAGCTATGGGAATTTTGAGAGGAAAGTTACAAACAGTTAGAGAAATGGGTGGAGATATTAAGATAGTAAATCTTAATAAACATATCCAAACCATATTCGAAACAATTGGTCTAGACGAAATATTTGAAATATACAAAAATGAGGAAGAAGCATTAAAAAGTTTCAAATAA
- a CDS encoding VWA domain-containing protein, with translation MDYKEDIKRWRLILGKDTQDTFSSMNSEAISSLSEEDWLMDRALDAIYNPTGKFMGEAALGAGRGPSNPQISKWLGDVRDLFDKELVKIIQTDAMDRCGLKQLIFEPEILEQVEPDISLASTIMLLKDQIPKHSKESVRAFIKKIVEEINKLLESDIKRAVRAALNKRQHSPIPSASALDFKRTIQRGIKNYNKELKKIIPEHYYFFERASTNPSSKFTVILDIDQSGSMGESVIYSSVMACILASMAALKTRIVAFDTNIVDLTEKSDDPVDLLYGFQLGGGTDINKSITYCMNYIENPKKTIFFLISDLMEGGNRGGMLRHLQEMKDSGVIVVCLLAISGDGQPYYDSQMAGKISSMGIPCFACNPEKLPLLLERVLKGLDLNSFQEEFKKK, from the coding sequence ATGGACTATAAAGAAGATATAAAACGTTGGAGATTAATATTAGGAAAAGATACTCAAGATACCTTCTCCTCTATGAACTCTGAAGCTATTTCTTCTCTTAGCGAAGAAGATTGGCTTATGGATAGAGCTTTAGATGCCATTTATAATCCCACAGGAAAATTTATGGGTGAAGCTGCCTTAGGTGCTGGAAGAGGACCTTCTAACCCTCAAATAAGTAAATGGCTTGGAGATGTTAGAGATTTATTTGATAAAGAATTAGTTAAGATTATTCAAACTGATGCTATGGATAGATGTGGTTTAAAGCAATTAATTTTTGAACCTGAAATATTGGAGCAAGTTGAGCCTGATATAAGTCTTGCATCTACAATTATGCTTTTAAAAGATCAAATTCCTAAACATAGTAAAGAAAGTGTAAGGGCCTTTATCAAAAAAATAGTGGAAGAAATCAATAAATTATTAGAAAGTGATATAAAAAGAGCTGTTAGAGCTGCACTTAATAAGAGACAACATTCTCCTATTCCTTCAGCCTCAGCACTTGACTTTAAAAGAACTATTCAAAGAGGAATAAAAAATTATAATAAAGAATTGAAAAAAATTATTCCTGAACATTACTATTTCTTTGAGAGAGCTAGTACTAATCCTTCAAGTAAATTTACAGTTATTTTAGATATAGATCAGAGTGGTTCTATGGGAGAATCTGTTATATATTCTTCAGTAATGGCTTGTATCTTAGCAAGTATGGCTGCACTAAAAACTCGTATTGTTGCTTTTGATACAAATATTGTGGATTTAACAGAAAAATCTGATGATCCTGTTGATTTACTATATGGTTTCCAATTAGGTGGTGGTACTGATATCAATAAGTCTATCACCTATTGTATGAACTATATTGAAAATCCTAAGAAAACTATATTTTTCTTAATTTCTGACCTTATGGAAGGTGGAAATCGTGGAGGAATGTTAAGACATTTACAAGAAATGAAAGATTCAGGAGTAATAGTTGTCTGTCTTCTTGCAATTTCAGGTGATGGACAACCTTACTATGACTCACAAATGGCAGGAAAAATCTCTTCAATGGGTATTCCTTGTTTTGCTTGTAATCCTGAAAAACTACCTCTTTTACTTGAAAGAGTATTAAAAGGACTAGACTTAAATTCTTTCCAAGAAGAATTTAAGAAAAAATAA
- the rny gene encoding ribonuclease Y, whose amino-acid sequence MNLLIFLGLAILALALVFTVFFKKSVIDRQIEKLNDLEDEVEKAKLKAKEIVEEAEKDASSKAKEIELKAKEKAYQIKEEVEKEARNLKNEIAQKEARIVKKEEILDGKIEKAENKSLELEKINNELEAKRKEIDELKVKQEEELSRVSELTKADAREILLHKIREELTHDMAVTIREFETKLDEEKEKISQKILSTAIGKAAADYVADATVSVINLPNDEMKGRIIGREGRNIRTIEALTGVDVIIDDTPEAVVLSCFDGVKREIARLTIEKLITDGRIHPGKIEEIVNKCRKEVEKEIIAAGEEALIELSIPSMHPEIIKTLGRLKYRTSYGQNVLTHSIEVAKIASTMAAEIGANVELAKRGGLLHDIGKVLVNEIETSHAIVGGEFVKKFGEKQEVVNAVMAHHNEVEFETVEAILVQAADAVSASRPGARRETLTAYIKRLENLEEIANSFDGVESSYAIQAGRELRIVINPDKVSDDEATLMSREVAKKIEDTMQYPGQIKVTILRETRAVEYAK is encoded by the coding sequence ATGAATTTATTGATATTTTTAGGCTTAGCTATATTAGCCTTAGCTTTAGTCTTTACAGTATTCTTTAAAAAATCTGTTATAGATAGACAAATTGAGAAGCTAAATGATTTAGAAGATGAAGTAGAAAAAGCTAAATTAAAAGCAAAAGAAATTGTAGAAGAAGCAGAAAAAGATGCTAGTTCTAAAGCTAAAGAAATCGAATTAAAGGCTAAAGAAAAAGCTTACCAAATAAAAGAAGAGGTTGAAAAAGAAGCTAGAAATTTAAAAAATGAAATAGCTCAAAAAGAAGCTAGAATAGTAAAAAAAGAAGAAATTTTAGATGGAAAAATTGAAAAAGCTGAAAACAAAAGTTTAGAATTAGAAAAAATTAATAATGAACTTGAAGCAAAAAGAAAAGAAATTGATGAATTAAAAGTTAAACAAGAAGAAGAACTTTCAAGAGTGAGTGAACTTACTAAGGCAGATGCAAGAGAAATCTTACTACATAAAATAAGAGAAGAGCTTACTCATGATATGGCTGTAACTATTAGAGAGTTTGAAACTAAACTTGATGAAGAAAAAGAAAAAATCAGCCAAAAAATTCTATCAACTGCTATTGGAAAAGCAGCAGCAGACTATGTGGCAGATGCAACAGTATCTGTTATCAATCTACCTAATGATGAAATGAAGGGTAGAATAATTGGTAGAGAAGGAAGAAATATAAGAACAATTGAAGCTCTAACAGGAGTTGACGTTATTATAGATGATACTCCAGAAGCTGTTGTGCTATCATGTTTTGATGGAGTTAAGAGAGAAATTGCAAGACTTACAATAGAAAAATTAATTACTGATGGTAGAATACATCCAGGTAAGATAGAAGAAATTGTAAATAAATGCAGAAAAGAAGTAGAAAAAGAAATAATTGCTGCTGGTGAGGAAGCTTTAATAGAACTTTCTATACCATCTATGCATCCTGAAATTATAAAAACTTTAGGAAGATTGAAATATAGAACAAGCTATGGTCAAAATGTATTGACTCACTCAATAGAAGTTGCAAAAATTGCTTCAACAATGGCTGCCGAAATAGGTGCTAATGTAGAACTTGCAAAAAGAGGAGGTCTACTTCATGACATAGGTAAGGTTCTAGTAAATGAAATAGAAACTTCACATGCTATTGTTGGTGGAGAATTTGTAAAGAAATTTGGTGAAAAGCAAGAAGTTGTAAATGCTGTAATGGCTCACCATAATGAAGTTGAATTTGAAACTGTTGAAGCTATTCTTGTTCAAGCTGCTGATGCTGTATCTGCATCAAGACCTGGAGCTAGAAGAGAAACTTTAACTGCCTACATTAAGAGATTAGAAAATCTTGAAGAAATTGCTAACTCTTTTGATGGAGTAGAATCATCTTATGCTATTCAAGCAGGAAGAGAACTAAGAATAGTAATTAATCCTGATAAAGTTAGTGATGATGAAGCAACTTTAATGTCAAGAGAAGTAGCTAAGAAAATAGAAGATACTATGCAGTATCCAGGACAAATTAAAGTTACTATTCTAAGAGAAACAAGAGCAGTGGAGTATGCAAAGTAG
- a CDS encoding AAA family ATPase encodes MSKKEEVQRLTAEQLFQEEIDALIKAEKNPIPTGWKMSPKSVLTYICGGKVGKKTIVPKYIGNKRLVEIAISTLVTDRALLLIGEPGTAKSWLSEHLTAAINGNSTRVIQGTAGTTEEQIRYSWNYAMLIAEGPTKEALIPSPIYRAMEDGAIARVEEISRCASEVQDALISLLSEKRLSVPELNLEIPAKKGFSIIATANTRDKGVNEMSAALKRRFNIVVLPSPNSLEAEIDIVRTRVEQLASNLDLNAKLPEDEVIEKVCTVFRELRQGLTLDGKQKIKTTTNVLSTAEAISLLANSMALAGSFGDGEISDYDLAAGLQGAIVKEDSKDGQIWTEYLENIMKKRGSEWLNLYKECKELNKTSK; translated from the coding sequence ATGAGTAAAAAAGAAGAAGTTCAAAGACTGACAGCAGAGCAACTATTCCAAGAAGAAATAGATGCTTTAATCAAGGCCGAAAAAAATCCTATACCTACTGGTTGGAAGATGTCTCCAAAGTCGGTATTAACATATATTTGTGGTGGAAAAGTTGGTAAAAAGACTATAGTTCCTAAGTATATAGGAAATAAAAGATTAGTTGAAATAGCTATTTCAACTTTAGTAACAGATAGAGCTTTACTTTTAATTGGAGAGCCAGGAACAGCAAAATCTTGGTTATCTGAACATTTAACTGCTGCAATAAATGGAAATTCAACAAGAGTTATTCAAGGTACAGCAGGAACAACAGAAGAACAAATAAGATATTCTTGGAACTATGCAATGCTTATTGCTGAAGGACCTACAAAGGAAGCCTTAATTCCAAGCCCTATATATAGAGCTATGGAAGATGGAGCTATTGCAAGAGTGGAAGAAATTTCTCGTTGTGCCTCAGAAGTACAAGATGCTTTAATCTCTTTATTGTCAGAAAAAAGACTATCTGTACCTGAACTTAATTTAGAAATTCCTGCTAAAAAAGGTTTCTCTATAATTGCAACTGCTAACACAAGAGATAAGGGAGTTAACGAAATGTCAGCTGCCTTAAAACGTCGTTTTAATATTGTAGTTTTACCAAGTCCTAACTCTCTTGAAGCTGAAATAGATATAGTTAGAACAAGAGTTGAGCAACTTGCTAGCAACCTAGATTTAAATGCAAAATTACCAGAAGATGAAGTTATAGAAAAAGTTTGCACTGTATTTAGAGAACTTAGACAAGGTCTTACTTTAGATGGAAAACAAAAAATAAAAACTACTACTAATGTTCTTTCAACAGCAGAAGCTATATCTCTACTTGCAAATAGTATGGCCTTAGCTGGAAGTTTTGGAGATGGAGAAATATCTGACTATGATTTAGCTGCTGGTCTACAAGGGGCTATTGTTAAAGAAGATAGTAAAGATGGACAAATCTGGACAGAATATTTAGAAAATATTATGAAAAAAAGAGGTTCTGAATGGCTAAACCTTTACAAAGAATGTAAAGAACTTAATAAAACTAGCAAATAA
- a CDS encoding DUF2273 domain-containing protein, giving the protein MPDNILEVLLEKIINNWRKVYGSILGFIVGLTVVNYGILKAIVIFAFAFIGYKLGDSSFTKKMKKTIINRLKED; this is encoded by the coding sequence TTGCCAGATAATATTTTAGAAGTTTTACTAGAAAAGATTATTAATAATTGGAGAAAAGTCTACGGGTCTATTTTAGGCTTCATAGTTGGGCTAACTGTAGTCAATTATGGTATATTAAAAGCTATTGTAATCTTTGCATTTGCTTTTATAGGCTATAAGCTAGGAGATTCTTCATTTACAAAAAAGATGAAAAAAACGATTATAAACAGATTAAAAGAGGATTAA
- a CDS encoding DUF5682 family protein encodes MKKQNENKPHIFGVRHFSPAGAYYVRKYLDEVQPKVVLIEVPSDFTDLMDKITAKEVVPPIAIMAYTLEAPIQTIIYPFAEFSPEYQAILWAKENKVECRFCDLPSSVFLAIQNKGENPSEESLNSYIHRKIDEFSEDSDSEVFWERVMEQAADYQAYRSGARDYGTNLRELTLANTKSDAENIIREAYMCKQVAELCEEGFKINEIAMVVGAFHIEGIEKGNFLSDEEFNLLKKVETKKTLMPYSYYKLSTYSNYGAGNKAPGYYELLWKGLNKEDIYYAVYGYLSRLADFQRTSGNMVSSAQIIEAVQLAISLANIHNSKIPTLKDMQDAAITCMAQGSHSEIILAMANTEVGKKIGKIPQDSIQTSIQSDFYSILKELKLEKYQTLTATELRLDLRENIRVKSEKLAFLDLERSYFFHRLRVLKISFVSFLDKVQDNKTWAEDWVLQWTPEAEIEIVEAILKGDTIEFATAFELNQRIENSSSISQIAEIVKDAFYCGLPKSLEQAFQALQSCMADDIPINEIAKTSTTLSIMLRYGDIRKLDRDVLIPILEQLFLRACLILPTEAFCDANAAIELAEAIIALHNVVENHDFLDRERWYALLTEVAKRDNLNTKISGLAMAILLETGKISNDELGLEVERRLSKAIPADLGASWFEGLSMKNHYTLIARLGLWEKLQDYISALDEDEFKRALVFLRRAFADFSSNEKHDIAENMAEIWGLNKIAVSDAMNKDLKEEEAEIISSLDDFDFDDI; translated from the coding sequence ATGAAAAAACAAAATGAGAATAAACCTCATATTTTTGGAGTTAGGCATTTTTCACCAGCAGGAGCATATTATGTAAGAAAATACCTAGATGAAGTGCAACCCAAAGTTGTTTTAATAGAAGTACCTTCTGATTTTACTGATTTAATGGATAAAATCACAGCTAAAGAAGTTGTTCCTCCCATTGCTATAATGGCCTATACTTTGGAAGCACCTATACAGACTATTATATATCCTTTTGCAGAATTCTCACCTGAATATCAAGCTATTCTATGGGCAAAGGAAAATAAGGTTGAATGTAGATTTTGTGACCTGCCTTCATCTGTTTTCTTGGCTATACAAAATAAAGGAGAAAATCCTTCTGAAGAAAGTTTAAATAGCTATATTCATAGAAAGATTGATGAGTTTTCAGAAGATAGTGACAGTGAAGTCTTTTGGGAAAGAGTTATGGAACAGGCAGCCGATTATCAGGCATATCGTAGTGGTGCTAGAGATTATGGAACAAATTTAAGAGAACTTACTTTAGCAAATACTAAATCAGATGCTGAAAATATTATAAGAGAAGCCTATATGTGTAAGCAAGTTGCTGAACTATGTGAAGAAGGCTTTAAGATAAATGAAATAGCTATGGTTGTTGGAGCTTTCCATATAGAAGGGATAGAAAAAGGAAATTTCCTAAGTGATGAAGAGTTTAACCTATTAAAAAAAGTGGAAACAAAAAAGACTTTAATGCCTTATTCTTACTATAAGTTATCAACTTATTCTAACTATGGAGCTGGAAATAAAGCACCTGGCTATTATGAACTACTATGGAAGGGCTTAAATAAGGAAGATATATATTATGCAGTTTATGGATATTTAAGCAGATTAGCTGATTTTCAAAGAACAAGTGGAAATATGGTATCATCTGCACAAATTATTGAAGCAGTACAGCTTGCAATTTCTTTAGCTAATATACATAATAGTAAAATTCCTACTCTTAAAGATATGCAAGATGCTGCTATAACTTGTATGGCTCAGGGTAGTCACTCAGAAATAATCTTAGCTATGGCAAACACAGAAGTTGGAAAGAAGATTGGAAAAATACCACAAGACTCTATACAAACTTCTATACAATCTGATTTCTATTCTATATTAAAAGAATTGAAACTTGAAAAATATCAAACATTGACTGCTACAGAATTGAGATTAGATTTAAGAGAAAATATAAGAGTAAAATCTGAGAAGCTTGCTTTCTTAGACTTAGAACGTTCTTATTTTTTCCATAGATTAAGAGTTCTTAAAATTTCTTTTGTTAGCTTTCTTGATAAAGTACAAGATAATAAAACTTGGGCAGAAGATTGGGTTTTACAATGGACTCCTGAGGCAGAAATAGAAATAGTAGAAGCTATTTTAAAAGGTGATACTATTGAATTTGCAACTGCTTTTGAACTAAATCAGAGAATAGAAAATTCAAGTTCTATATCTCAGATTGCAGAAATTGTAAAAGATGCTTTTTATTGTGGACTACCTAAGAGTTTAGAACAAGCATTTCAAGCTTTACAAAGCTGTATGGCTGATGATATTCCTATCAATGAAATTGCTAAAACTTCAACTACTCTTTCTATAATGTTACGTTATGGAGATATTAGAAAATTAGATAGAGATGTACTTATACCAATACTTGAGCAACTATTTTTAAGAGCTTGTTTAATCTTACCTACTGAAGCATTCTGCGATGCTAATGCAGCTATTGAACTTGCTGAAGCTATAATAGCCTTACATAATGTGGTTGAAAATCATGACTTTTTAGATAGAGAAAGATGGTATGCACTTCTTACTGAAGTTGCAAAAAGAGACAATTTAAACACTAAAATATCAGGGCTTGCTATGGCAATCTTGCTTGAAACTGGAAAAATTTCTAATGATGAGCTTGGTTTAGAAGTTGAAAGAAGATTATCAAAAGCTATACCTGCTGATTTAGGAGCAAGTTGGTTTGAAGGTTTATCAATGAAAAATCACTATACTTTAATTGCAAGACTTGGGCTTTGGGAAAAACTTCAAGACTATATCTCAGCCTTAGATGAAGATGAGTTTAAAAGAGCCTTAGTATTTTTAAGAAGAGCTTTTGCTGATTTTTCTTCTAATGAAAAACATGATATAGCTGAAAATATGGCTGAAATATGGGGCTTAAATAAGATTGCTGTAAGTGATGCTATGAATAAAGATTTAAAAGAAGAAGAAGCTGAAATAATTTCAAGCCTTGATGACTTTGATTTTGATGATATTTAG
- a CDS encoding Asp23/Gls24 family envelope stress response protein translates to MSELGNIRIADEVVKTIAAKAAGDVEGVYKLAGGVVDEVSKMLGKKRPTNGVKVEVGEVECSIEVYLVIKYGYQIPKVAEAVQKAVLEEVSKLSGLKVVEVNVYIQNIKVEEVTEEETTEEYED, encoded by the coding sequence ATGTCAGAATTAGGAAATATAAGAATAGCAGATGAAGTGGTAAAAACGATAGCAGCAAAAGCAGCAGGAGATGTTGAAGGTGTTTACAAACTAGCTGGTGGAGTTGTTGATGAAGTTAGTAAAATGCTTGGTAAAAAAAGACCTACTAATGGAGTTAAAGTTGAAGTAGGAGAAGTAGAATGTAGTATAGAAGTTTACTTAGTTATAAAATATGGTTATCAAATTCCTAAAGTTGCTGAAGCAGTTCAAAAAGCAGTTTTAGAAGAAGTATCTAAATTAAGTGGACTAAAAGTTGTTGAAGTTAATGTTTACATTCAAAATATTAAAGTAGAAGAAGTAACAGAAGAAGAAACAACTGAAGAATACGAAGACTAA